A window of Cryptomeria japonica chromosome 3, Sugi_1.0, whole genome shotgun sequence contains these coding sequences:
- the LOC131064920 gene encoding scarecrow-like protein 27 encodes MNGMLSRGSGNSAPLLSIEVVKSRAQAPVQAAKRHCKSRSNGRVGVDQYFSGEPTSVLDIRSPSPSSTLSSSVGGSSESGAVAAVSGLFCEAVSDGSNAPPPPPPPPPPPPPPPAGAFSSGGQGWYGSKGNNGGNVSSKWSGESSGWRLSNGGGEEEEERERERERRVEEWVPGGTNAATAGMEDLESIMLLESAAAPAPDQSLMRWLLGESDDPKDIPASSPLPQINSMESSFPDPGSFAFSTSGVESMAPLTSTFHSPSYSALPTAVPRHQFSDNPATISPPPMSFSAFQPQLPEPPPPLLPAGFNNPNSLLFSSNAFAKDPSMNPNNVFFPVSYEMPVSKRLHGGLPVEQMPLPLRPPPLWHQQQQDQHQVPVSVKQEFMFKPQHQHQQHQVDLLQSLQRRHQQQQQQQQLLPPQFQRQKGGPPPGPFMKSISLGSEEAQQTMVGQLLKAAEAVEQGTFTHAQAILARLNQHLSPYGKPLHRAAYYFKEALASRILNQTNGSNTGFAPLPPSPVEIVHKISAYKSFSEVSPLAQFANFTANQALLEALEGADAIHIIDFEIGLGGQWASFLQELALKMGGSPSLRLTALGARDSVEMHLARENLAHFAKELNISFEFNVLELEGFENLTIPMLRLREGEAVAINMSVGMHRLFSSFPSQGSFAALLKEISPKAVVVLDGEMCPSSSSFVQQFVEALQFYSFLFDSLDAVNNMNMEAVHKIEKFLLAPKIENLVVSGSTPAKAAVQVPPWRSVFMAGGLAPVAFSNFTETQAEYLIRRLPGRGFDVIKDQLTLRLAWQGRTLVSASLWRC; translated from the coding sequence ATGAACGGGATGCTAAGTAGAGGTTCGGGGAATTCGGCACCCCTTTTGAGTATTGAGGTAGTGAAGTCGAGAGCGCAGGCGCCTGTGCAGGCGGCGAAGAGGCACTGTAAGTCGAGATCGAACGGGAGGGTTGGTGTGGATCAGTATTTTTCAGGGGAGCCTACTTCTGTGCTTGATATTCGGAGTCCGAGTCCGAGCTCAACGCTGTCTTCTTCGGTGGGGGGGTCGAGTGAGAGTGGGGCAGTGGCTGCTGTGTCCGGCCTCTTTTGTGAAGCCGTCTCCGATGGCTCCAACGCGccgccaccaccaccacctcctccaccaccaccgccGCCTCCACCAGCAGGGGCGTTTAGCAGTGGGGGACAGGGGTGGTATGGCAGCAAGGGTAATAATGGTGGTAATGTGAGCAGTAAGTGGAGTGGGGAGAGTTCAGGGTGGAGGCTGAGCAacggtggtggagaggaggaggaggagagggagagagagagggagaggagggtggAGGAATGGGTGCCTGGCGGCACAAACGCTGCTACAGCGGGTATGGAGGATTTGGAAAGCATCATGTTGCTGGAATCCGCAGCGGCGCCTGCGCCGGATCAGTCCTTAATGCGTTGGCTGCTTGGGGAGAGCGACGATCCCAAGGATATCCCCGCCTCATCGCCGCTGCCGCAAATTAATAGCATGGAGTCGAGCTTTCCTGACCCTGGCAGCTTTGCGTTTTCTACCAGTGGAGTTGAATCCATGGCGCCATTGACAAGTACTTTCCATTCCCCGTCCTATTCTGCATTGCCTACGGCAGTCCCCCGCCATCAATTTAGCGACAACCCTGCAACTATTTCTCCCCCGCCCATGTCGTTCTCGGCCTTTCAGCCTCAGCTCCCCGAGCCACCGCCACCGTTACTGCCAGCAGGTTTTAATAACCCCAATTCACTGCTTTTTTCTTCCAATGCGTTTGCCAAAGACCCTTCTATGAATCCCAACAATGTCTTTTTCCCCGTCTCCTATGAGATGCCTGTCTCTAAGCGGCTCCATGGCGGGCTTCCGGTGGAGCAGATGCCATTGCCTTTAAGGCCTCCGCCGCTCTGGCACCAGCAGCAGCAGGACCAGCACCAGGTTCCGGTTTCTGTGAAGCAGGAATTCATGTTCAAACCCCAGCACCAGCACCAGCAACACCAGGTTGATCTACTGCAGTCCCTCCAGCGGCGCCACCAGCAGCAACAGCAGCAGCAGCAGCTTCTGCCGCCCCAATTCCAGCGCCAGAAGGGCGGTCCCCCACCTGGGCCCTTCATGAAATCCATCAGCTTGGGTTCAGAGGAGGCGCAGCAGACAATGGTGGGACAGCTGCTCAAGGCAGCGGAGGCAGTGGAACAAGGCACCTTTACTCACGCCCAGGCGATATTGGCGCGGCTCAATCAGCACCTCTCCCCTTACGGTAAACCCCTTCACCGGGCAGCATACTATTTCAAGGAGGCCCTAGCTTCCCGCATCCTTAACCAAACCAACGGCAGCAACACTGGTTTTGCTCCACTGCCGCCCTCTCCGGTGGAAATCGTTCACAAAATCAGCGCTTACAAGAGCTTCTCAGAAGTTTCTCCGCTGGCACAGTTTGCAAATTTCACTGCCAATCAGGCCCTGCTGGAAGCACTGGAGGGGGCAGACGCAATTCACATCATAGACTTCGAAATCGGGCTGGGCGGGCAGTGGGCGTCGTTTCTGCAGGAGCTTGCTCTCAAAATGGGCGGCTCCCCGTCGCTCCGCCTCACGGCCCTGGGCGCTCGGGACTCCGTCGAAATGCACCTGGCCAGAGAAAATCTCGCGCATTTCGCCAAGGAGCTCAACATAAGCTTTGAATTCAATGTCCTGGAGTTGGAGGGATTCGAAAACCTGACCATCCCGATGCTGCGCCTCAGAGAAGGAGAGGCCGTGGCCATAAACATGTCGGTAGGCATGCACCGTCTCTTCTCCTCATTTCCTTCCCAGGGTTCGTTCGCTGCATTACTGAAAGAGATTTCCCCCAAGGCTGTGGTTGTTCTTGACGGCGAAATGTGCCCCTCTTCATCCTCATTCGTGCAGCAGTTTGTGGAAGCGCTTCAGTTCTACTCATTTCTCTTCGATTCCCTGGACGCTGTCAACAACATGAACATGGAGGCCGTCCACAAGATTGAGAAGTTTCTTCTGGCGCCCAAGATTGAGAACCTGGTGGTCTCGGGTTCGACTCCCGCCAAAGCAGCGGTTCAGGTTCCACCTTGGCGGAGTGTTTTCATGGCGGGGGGGCTGGCGCCCGTGGCCTTCAGCAATTTCACAGAGACGCAGGCGGAGTATCTGATTCGGCGCCTTCCTGGCCGTGGCTTCGACGTTATCAAAGACCAGTTGACGCTGCGGCTCGCATGGCAAGGCCGGACCCTGGTTTCCGCCTCCCTCTGGAGGTGCTGA